One Microbacterium sp. W4I20 DNA window includes the following coding sequences:
- a CDS encoding ATP-dependent DNA helicase, with the protein MTDWTGEGALSAVDIATALGQPSPTPAQQQVIEAPPVPALVVAGAGSGKTETMSGRVVWLVANGHVRRDEILGLTFTRKAAGELAERIGHRLAVIDEFGRRGLLPHLGRIVRDGALQRVTEAAPGRQRDLVRAHVLDDLAAELGTGWDPETPRAAEDLMVRPRVSTYNAFADGIVREHAARIGRDPDVAMLSQAASWMLAREVVLRSDLPELENIDFALGTVIDAVQRLAGDALDHRVDLDLAERIALEQARAFEPYRGNADVEKAATNLLSLPTLARLVRDYISEKHRRGVLDFADQVGGAYDIVESAPDVRAELREQHRVVLLDEYQDTSVIQTRFLAELFRDSAVMAVGDPHQSIYGWRGASADNLYAFAATFSSTQKARTYSLMTSWRNDRGILDIANRVLEPLQRPGLDVPPLESRPGAGAGEVSVRFPFTVDDEADAVAEWFADRRAAHTSRLAGRAQGGVPHTGAILFRSKRHMQTFAAALAARGIPHRILGLGGLLTTPEVVDVVSTLRVVHDPTAGSALIRLLTGPRFGVGVADMGALYDLGRALAERDTAMAPLPEEVREKLRSSRGADEAVSIIDAVDVVRAVRDDYRLLETITPDGRTRIRAAGEMLERLRRAASQPIPELIRLIELELRLDIELASNETRGPARIAATQLRAFTDEVRAFLAADERGSIGSLLAWLDKAESTDELMPRPEPPEPGVVQLLTIHGSKGLEWDAVAVVRLVVDELPSRVSDTSGWFGFGVVPFALRGDRDALPRFEWDPIGAMGEETDPAKRQKLAQASLSGGATKANPHGGALKRFKDAYRAYQQQEERRLAYVAVTRARTDLLLSGAHWAGQKAPRTPSPFLVEAMEVQGLDPVEPVDPDQNPYEGPGSTLSWPLDPLGGRRGVVTAAAAAVDDAIRAGRAEPSVELTRLLAEGAARQRGTDAAAPTRVPASRFKDYVTDFTGTLSSIVRPMPERPYRQTRLGTLFHAWVEQRSELVGVGSRVDEALWELDEDELSPEPGFGPDDTAPEMASADSADLAALQETFERSEWGDLKPIAVEIEIDFALGAGLDGVDPVDQGHIVICKLDAVYRRADRGGRIEIVDWKTGRAPRTAKERDERMLQLALYRLAYHRRFGVPLEEIDVALYYVGDDLVIRGDRVYSEEELFQRWSAARAAR; encoded by the coding sequence ATGACCGACTGGACCGGTGAGGGAGCTCTCTCGGCGGTCGACATCGCGACGGCGCTCGGCCAGCCGTCTCCGACCCCGGCGCAGCAGCAGGTGATCGAGGCGCCGCCCGTGCCCGCGCTGGTCGTGGCAGGTGCCGGGAGTGGCAAGACCGAGACCATGTCGGGGCGCGTCGTGTGGCTGGTGGCCAACGGCCATGTGCGCCGAGACGAGATCCTCGGTCTGACCTTCACGCGCAAGGCGGCGGGCGAGCTCGCCGAGCGCATCGGCCACCGGCTCGCGGTGATCGACGAGTTCGGTCGCCGCGGGCTCCTCCCGCACCTGGGGCGCATCGTGCGAGACGGCGCCCTCCAGCGGGTCACCGAGGCCGCTCCCGGCCGGCAGCGCGACCTCGTCCGAGCTCATGTGCTCGATGACCTCGCCGCCGAGCTCGGCACCGGATGGGATCCCGAGACGCCGCGCGCCGCGGAAGACCTCATGGTGCGGCCGCGCGTCTCGACGTACAACGCCTTCGCCGACGGCATCGTCCGGGAGCACGCCGCCCGGATCGGACGGGATCCCGACGTGGCGATGCTCAGTCAGGCGGCGTCCTGGATGCTGGCCCGCGAGGTCGTGCTCCGCAGCGATCTTCCCGAGCTCGAGAACATCGACTTCGCACTCGGCACGGTCATCGATGCCGTGCAGCGCCTCGCCGGAGATGCGCTCGACCACCGGGTCGATCTCGACCTGGCAGAGCGGATCGCCCTCGAGCAGGCTCGGGCGTTCGAGCCCTACCGGGGCAACGCCGACGTCGAGAAGGCGGCGACGAACCTGCTCAGCCTGCCGACGCTGGCACGACTCGTCCGCGACTACATCTCCGAGAAGCACAGACGGGGAGTGCTCGACTTCGCCGACCAGGTGGGCGGGGCGTACGACATCGTCGAGTCGGCTCCCGACGTGCGCGCCGAGCTGCGAGAGCAGCACCGGGTCGTGCTGCTCGACGAGTATCAGGACACCTCCGTCATCCAGACCCGCTTCCTCGCCGAGCTCTTCCGCGACTCGGCCGTCATGGCGGTCGGCGACCCGCACCAGTCGATCTACGGCTGGCGCGGCGCGAGTGCCGACAACCTCTACGCGTTTGCGGCGACGTTCTCGAGTACGCAGAAGGCCCGCACCTACAGCCTGATGACGAGCTGGCGCAACGATCGCGGCATCCTCGACATCGCGAATCGCGTGCTCGAACCGCTCCAGCGCCCGGGCCTCGACGTGCCGCCGCTCGAATCGCGTCCCGGTGCAGGCGCCGGCGAGGTGAGCGTCCGATTCCCGTTCACGGTCGACGACGAGGCCGACGCCGTCGCGGAGTGGTTCGCCGACCGTCGGGCCGCGCACACCTCCCGCCTGGCCGGGCGCGCGCAGGGCGGCGTCCCGCACACCGGCGCGATCCTGTTCCGCTCGAAGCGGCACATGCAGACCTTCGCCGCAGCGCTCGCGGCCCGCGGTATTCCGCATCGCATCCTCGGGCTCGGCGGACTGCTCACCACCCCCGAGGTCGTCGATGTCGTGTCGACGCTGCGGGTGGTGCACGACCCGACGGCGGGCTCGGCCCTGATCCGTCTGCTCACCGGTCCCCGCTTCGGCGTCGGAGTCGCCGACATGGGGGCGCTGTACGACCTCGGCCGAGCCCTGGCCGAGCGGGACACTGCCATGGCTCCGCTCCCGGAAGAGGTGCGCGAAAAGCTGCGCTCGTCCCGCGGAGCAGACGAGGCGGTCTCCATCATCGACGCGGTCGACGTGGTGCGGGCGGTGCGCGACGACTACCGCCTGCTCGAGACCATCACGCCCGACGGCCGCACCCGCATCCGCGCGGCCGGCGAGATGCTCGAGCGGCTGCGGCGCGCGGCGTCCCAGCCGATCCCCGAGCTGATCCGCCTCATCGAGCTCGAGCTCCGGCTCGACATCGAGTTGGCGTCGAACGAGACCAGGGGCCCCGCGCGAATCGCGGCGACGCAGCTGCGTGCCTTCACCGATGAGGTCCGGGCGTTCCTCGCCGCCGACGAACGGGGCTCCATCGGGAGTCTGCTCGCCTGGCTCGACAAGGCGGAGAGCACCGACGAGCTGATGCCGCGCCCCGAGCCCCCAGAACCGGGGGTCGTGCAGCTGCTGACGATCCACGGCTCGAAGGGATTGGAGTGGGACGCCGTCGCAGTGGTGCGCCTCGTGGTCGATGAGCTCCCCAGCCGCGTCTCCGATACGTCCGGATGGTTCGGTTTCGGCGTCGTGCCGTTCGCTCTGCGAGGTGACCGTGACGCCCTGCCGCGCTTCGAATGGGATCCGATCGGGGCGATGGGTGAGGAGACCGACCCTGCGAAGCGGCAGAAGCTCGCGCAGGCCTCGCTCTCCGGAGGTGCGACGAAGGCGAATCCGCACGGCGGGGCGCTCAAACGCTTCAAGGACGCCTATCGCGCGTATCAGCAGCAGGAGGAGCGCCGACTCGCCTACGTCGCGGTGACCCGTGCCCGCACCGACCTCCTGCTCAGCGGGGCGCACTGGGCCGGCCAGAAGGCGCCGCGCACACCGAGCCCCTTTCTCGTCGAGGCGATGGAGGTGCAGGGACTCGATCCCGTGGAACCCGTCGATCCGGACCAGAATCCGTACGAAGGCCCCGGATCGACGCTGAGCTGGCCCCTCGATCCGCTGGGCGGGCGCCGAGGTGTCGTCACCGCGGCGGCTGCGGCCGTCGACGATGCGATCCGCGCGGGGCGGGCAGAGCCCTCCGTCGAGCTCACCCGCCTGCTGGCCGAGGGCGCCGCCCGACAGCGCGGCACCGATGCGGCCGCGCCGACGCGCGTGCCGGCCTCGCGGTTCAAGGACTACGTCACCGACTTCACCGGCACCCTGTCATCCATCGTCCGGCCGATGCCCGAGCGCCCGTACCGCCAGACCCGTCTGGGCACGCTGTTCCATGCCTGGGTCGAGCAGAGATCCGAGCTCGTCGGCGTGGGAAGCCGCGTGGACGAAGCGCTGTGGGAGCTCGACGAGGACGAGCTGTCGCCCGAGCCGGGATTCGGTCCGGACGACACGGCTCCAGAGATGGCGTCTGCGGATTCCGCCGATCTCGCCGCGCTGCAGGAGACGTTCGAACGCAGCGAATGGGGCGATCTGAAACCGATCGCCGTGGAGATCGAGATCGACTTCGCCCTCGGCGCGGGACTCGACGGCGTCGACCCCGTCGACCAAGGGCACATCGTCATCTGCAAGCTCGACGCCGTGTATCGCCGCGCCGACCGCGGCGGACGCATCGAGATCGTCGACTGGAAGACCGGTCGGGCTCCGCGAACGGCGAAGGAACGCGACGAGCGGATGCTGCAGCTCGCGCTCTACCGCCTGGCCTACCACCGGCGCTTCGGGGTCCCCCTGGAGGAGATCGACGTCGCCCTGTACTACGTGGGCGATGACCTCGTCATCCGGGGCGACCGGGTCTACTCCGAGGAAGAGCTCTTCCAGCGCTGGAGCGCCGCCCGCGCGGCACGCTGA
- a CDS encoding DUF817 domain-containing protein: MQRATSLERRVDALAHRVLLGAPANGIRAGLVEFTVFVLKQAWACIFGAALLVVIVAAQLWYPDDAALARNDALTIAAVLIQIGMLVFRLESGRELWVIVLFHLTGTVMELFKTDVGSWAYAADGILRIGGVPLFSGFMYAAVGSYMVRVYRMFDLGFARYPRRCLTAILAAGIYLNFFTHHWWWDARWLLLAGVVVLWMPTVMHARVWRRIIRLPLLLAFAGVAVFIYLAENIGTWAGAWAYPDQIEAWQPVSLSKLSSWFLLMVISVVLVAWVYPPQVPAALRGPSAENAEGADAARAASAPLD; this comes from the coding sequence ATGCAGCGAGCGACTTCCCTGGAGCGCCGCGTCGATGCGCTCGCCCACCGCGTGCTCCTCGGCGCTCCGGCCAACGGCATTCGCGCGGGACTCGTCGAGTTCACGGTCTTCGTCCTCAAGCAGGCGTGGGCGTGCATCTTCGGAGCTGCGCTCCTGGTCGTGATCGTCGCCGCGCAGCTGTGGTACCCGGATGATGCGGCTCTCGCGCGCAACGATGCGCTCACCATCGCCGCGGTGCTGATCCAGATCGGGATGCTCGTCTTCCGGCTGGAGAGCGGCCGCGAGCTGTGGGTCATCGTGCTCTTCCACCTCACCGGCACCGTCATGGAGTTGTTCAAGACCGACGTCGGCTCGTGGGCGTATGCCGCGGACGGCATCCTCCGCATCGGCGGCGTGCCGCTGTTCAGCGGGTTCATGTACGCGGCGGTCGGCTCGTACATGGTGCGCGTCTACCGGATGTTCGACCTCGGCTTCGCCCGGTATCCGCGGCGCTGCCTGACCGCGATCCTCGCCGCCGGCATCTACCTGAACTTCTTCACCCACCACTGGTGGTGGGACGCCCGCTGGCTGCTGCTGGCCGGCGTCGTGGTGCTGTGGATGCCCACGGTCATGCACGCGCGCGTGTGGCGACGCATCATCCGACTCCCGCTGCTGCTCGCGTTCGCCGGGGTGGCGGTGTTCATCTACCTCGCCGAGAACATCGGCACGTGGGCGGGAGCGTGGGCGTATCCCGACCAGATCGAGGCATGGCAGCCGGTGTCGCTCAGCAAGCTGAGCTCCTGGTTCCTGCTGATGGTGATCTCGGTGGTGCTGGTGGCGTGGGTGTATCCGCCGCAGGTGCCGGCCGCGCTGCGGGGTCCGTCCGCGGAGAACGCCGAAGGGGCGGATGCCGCTCGCGCAGCATCCGCCCCTCTGGACTAG
- a CDS encoding DEAD/DEAH box helicase, with product MTTFADLGVDQDIVDAIAAKGIVDAFPIQEQTIPLGLPGQDIIGQAKTGTGKTFGFGIPVVQRLGPNPEHGVKALIVVPTRELAVQVYEDIDLLTSNRSTSVVAIYGGKAYEGQIDQLKAGAQIVVGTPGRLIDLAGQRLLDLSNATEVVLDEADKMLDLGFLADIEKIFQKVPEVRHTQLFSATMPGPIVALARRFMTNPIHIRATDPDEGLTQANIKHLVYRAHSMDKDEIISRILQAEGRGKTVIFTRTKRAAQRLVDELGDRGFNVGGVHGDMGQDQRERSMAAFKAGKRDVLVATDVAARGIDVDDVTHVINHTIPDEDKTYLHRAGRTGRAGKTGIAVTFVDWEDLHKWALINRALEFGQPEPVEIYSSSPQLFEDLDIPAGTKGRLRAAPKTESVKTERTRRPERAADAAAEGTDEGGTRRRRRRRNSENPVGSTFAEGAAEASGSEAHSDQSADRSADGGGTHDGAGKEHHDGKPAPARRRRRRRGGSGAPGAAPVAGA from the coding sequence GTGACAACTTTCGCTGACCTCGGCGTCGATCAGGACATCGTCGACGCAATCGCCGCAAAAGGCATCGTCGACGCATTCCCCATCCAAGAGCAGACCATCCCTCTCGGCCTTCCCGGCCAGGACATCATCGGCCAGGCGAAGACCGGAACGGGAAAGACCTTCGGTTTCGGCATCCCTGTCGTCCAGCGTCTGGGCCCGAACCCGGAGCACGGCGTCAAGGCACTCATCGTGGTGCCGACCCGCGAGCTCGCCGTGCAGGTGTACGAGGACATCGATCTCCTCACCAGCAACCGCTCGACCAGCGTCGTCGCGATCTACGGCGGCAAGGCGTACGAGGGTCAGATCGACCAGCTCAAGGCCGGCGCGCAGATCGTCGTCGGCACTCCCGGTCGCCTGATCGACCTCGCCGGCCAGCGCCTGCTCGACCTGTCGAACGCGACCGAGGTCGTGCTCGACGAAGCCGACAAGATGCTCGACCTCGGCTTCCTCGCCGACATCGAGAAGATCTTCCAGAAGGTGCCTGAGGTGCGGCACACGCAGCTGTTCTCGGCGACCATGCCCGGCCCGATCGTCGCCCTCGCGCGCCGGTTCATGACGAACCCGATCCACATCCGCGCGACCGACCCCGATGAGGGGCTGACGCAGGCGAACATCAAGCACCTGGTGTACCGCGCGCACTCCATGGACAAGGACGAGATCATCTCCCGCATCCTGCAGGCGGAGGGCCGCGGCAAGACCGTGATCTTCACCCGCACGAAGCGCGCAGCGCAGCGTCTCGTCGATGAGCTGGGCGACCGCGGCTTCAACGTCGGCGGAGTGCACGGCGACATGGGCCAGGACCAGCGCGAGCGCTCGATGGCCGCGTTCAAGGCCGGCAAGCGCGACGTGCTCGTCGCGACCGACGTCGCCGCGCGCGGAATCGACGTCGACGACGTGACGCACGTCATCAACCACACCATCCCCGACGAGGACAAGACGTACCTGCACCGCGCCGGTCGTACGGGCCGCGCCGGCAAGACGGGCATCGCGGTGACCTTCGTCGACTGGGAGGACCTGCACAAGTGGGCCCTGATCAATCGCGCCCTCGAGTTCGGCCAGCCCGAGCCCGTCGAGATCTACTCGTCGAGCCCGCAGCTGTTCGAGGATCTCGACATCCCCGCCGGCACGAAGGGTCGTCTCCGGGCTGCTCCGAAGACCGAATCCGTGAAGACCGAGCGCACGCGTCGGCCCGAGCGGGCAGCGGATGCCGCCGCCGAAGGCACCGACGAGGGCGGGACGCGCCGCCGCCGGCGCCGTCGCAACAGCGAGAACCCGGTCGGCTCGACGTTCGCCGAGGGTGCCGCCGAGGCATCCGGCAGCGAAGCGCACTCCGACCAGTCCGCCGATCGCAGCGCCGACGGCGGCGGAACCCACGACGGCGCCGGCAAGGAGCACCACGACGGCAAGCCGGCTCCGGCGCGTCGTCGCCGTCGTCGTCGCGGCGGCTCGGGCGCTCCCGGCGCAGCGCCGGTCGCCGGCGCCTGA
- a CDS encoding ATP-dependent DNA helicase, whose translation MTPDAAQRAVVLAQATASGVIIGAPGTGKTRTLVDRVVHLLDAERMKPEQVLVLTPSRQAATALRDRIGVRIGQATPGPLARSLGSFAFQLVRGAMVRAGAEPPALLTGADQDRIIAELLAGDAEDGRILWPEALSVSVRASKGFRSELRAFLAECTEIGVQPEQLRTSGNAVWAAAGEFLIEYRSVLDAARSAHRDAADLLSEASMILQTADAAALGPLAPLRVVLIDDAQELTRGGIAVVRALQTRGIAVLAFGDPDISSGAFRGASPELFAQLAGALGEVHVLDGPHRQQPALTSLTRTVTQAIGVSGRVDHRRAPLPATDEVAAAVTTFLAPSPHEELDRIAGVMRDWHLSDGIRWDQMAVIAHDTRQVTTLETELAAREIPTRAAGVQRPLGSEGIVRDIVGIVRLALTPVDERTPQALEEALRTPFGGMDAIGLRRLRARLRHIELAQGGSTPARELLRQAMANPAHLTLIDAPESRTAERFAETIDAVARAAVEGETIHDLLWRVWDQARAVDGRRLQVAWREISLLPTGAETARSLDALVSLFDAAKRFVERTPNEKPDAFVRDILDSEVPEDSLSTPDRPGKVTLLTPATALGTEFDAVVVAGVQDGVWPNVRLRGGLLQTWRLADALEAARTGVSVEPPGVVDRRRAALHDELRLFVRAISRARDRLLITAVDDDDLTPSAFFGFLPAPDPPERHASAEHPLTLRGLVARHRRTLTSVPSEPLRREAAGQLSVLAREGVPGADPAEWYGVTPASTDAPLRDLAVAGARVSPSKMESYEECGLNWVVSSLGGDTVMPPTAGIGTIVHEAMERVPDGDLEQMRAIVAEHWPELDFETEWIGRKERRRADLLVDRLHTYLGDVQGDGGRVIGSEVEFRFAVDVPDTDDALPTVHAVGEDRANQAIIHGYIDRVEAYPPGLGEHPHARGRGWERMAGDAPGPTVVVDLKTGKNDPESDSGVLEHAQLAAYQVAVQEGLVEGAPPESLAGARLVIVSKTLAKSDYRIAHQHTLDDDSRSAFLRRVVGAARGMSASSFTAQVESHCGDTQRRVHPCRIHTVSAVSS comes from the coding sequence ATGACACCGGATGCCGCGCAGCGAGCCGTCGTGCTCGCCCAGGCGACCGCGTCGGGGGTCATCATCGGCGCTCCCGGTACAGGGAAGACCCGCACGCTCGTCGACCGAGTCGTGCACCTGCTCGACGCCGAGCGCATGAAGCCGGAACAGGTTCTCGTGCTGACCCCGAGCCGGCAGGCGGCCACGGCCCTCCGCGACCGCATCGGCGTCCGCATCGGCCAGGCCACCCCGGGGCCGCTCGCCCGATCTCTGGGTTCGTTCGCCTTCCAGCTGGTGCGCGGAGCGATGGTGCGCGCGGGCGCCGAGCCGCCGGCCCTGCTCACCGGCGCTGACCAGGACCGGATCATCGCCGAGCTCCTCGCCGGAGACGCGGAAGACGGGCGCATCCTCTGGCCCGAGGCGCTCAGCGTCTCGGTTCGGGCTTCGAAGGGGTTCCGGTCCGAGCTCCGTGCCTTCCTCGCCGAGTGCACCGAGATCGGCGTCCAGCCCGAGCAGCTGCGCACGTCGGGCAACGCCGTGTGGGCGGCCGCCGGCGAGTTCCTCATCGAGTACCGATCGGTGCTCGATGCGGCGCGCTCGGCGCACCGCGACGCCGCCGACCTGCTGAGCGAGGCGAGCATGATCCTGCAGACGGCCGATGCCGCGGCGCTCGGCCCCCTGGCGCCGTTGCGCGTCGTGCTGATCGACGATGCCCAGGAGCTCACCCGCGGCGGTATCGCCGTGGTGCGCGCGCTGCAGACGCGGGGGATCGCGGTCCTCGCGTTCGGCGACCCCGACATCTCGTCCGGCGCCTTCCGCGGGGCGAGCCCCGAGCTGTTCGCGCAGCTCGCCGGCGCGCTGGGTGAGGTCCACGTCCTCGACGGACCGCACCGCCAGCAGCCGGCGCTGACCTCGCTCACGCGAACGGTGACGCAGGCGATCGGAGTGTCGGGTCGAGTGGATCATCGGCGCGCCCCGCTGCCCGCCACCGACGAGGTGGCCGCCGCGGTGACGACGTTCCTCGCACCGTCGCCTCACGAGGAGCTCGACCGCATCGCCGGGGTGATGCGGGACTGGCATCTCAGCGATGGCATCCGCTGGGATCAGATGGCCGTCATCGCGCACGACACGCGGCAGGTGACCACGCTCGAGACCGAGCTCGCCGCCAGGGAGATCCCGACGCGCGCCGCGGGCGTGCAGCGGCCGCTCGGCAGCGAGGGCATCGTGCGTGACATCGTCGGGATCGTCCGGCTCGCGCTGACTCCGGTCGACGAGCGCACCCCGCAGGCGCTGGAAGAAGCGCTGCGCACGCCCTTCGGCGGGATGGATGCGATCGGCCTGCGACGGCTGCGCGCGCGCCTCCGACACATCGAGCTCGCGCAGGGCGGGTCGACGCCGGCGCGAGAACTGCTGCGGCAAGCGATGGCGAATCCCGCGCACCTGACCCTGATCGATGCGCCCGAATCGCGCACGGCGGAGCGCTTCGCGGAGACGATCGACGCCGTCGCCCGTGCCGCAGTCGAGGGCGAGACGATCCACGACCTGCTCTGGCGGGTGTGGGACCAGGCGAGGGCCGTCGACGGGCGGCGACTGCAGGTGGCGTGGCGCGAGATCTCGCTGCTCCCCACCGGCGCGGAGACCGCACGATCGCTCGATGCCCTCGTGTCGCTGTTCGACGCGGCGAAGCGGTTCGTCGAGCGCACGCCGAATGAGAAGCCCGACGCCTTCGTGCGCGACATCCTCGACAGCGAGGTGCCGGAAGACTCCCTCTCGACGCCGGACCGACCGGGGAAGGTGACGCTGCTCACCCCGGCGACGGCGCTCGGAACCGAGTTCGATGCGGTCGTCGTCGCGGGGGTGCAGGACGGCGTCTGGCCGAACGTACGACTGCGTGGTGGACTGCTGCAGACCTGGCGCCTCGCCGATGCACTCGAGGCCGCCCGCACCGGTGTGAGCGTCGAGCCTCCGGGGGTCGTCGACCGTCGTCGAGCCGCCCTGCACGACGAGCTGCGGCTGTTCGTCCGGGCGATCTCCCGCGCCCGCGACCGGCTCCTCATCACGGCGGTCGACGACGACGACCTGACCCCCAGCGCGTTCTTCGGCTTCCTTCCTGCGCCCGATCCGCCGGAGCGTCATGCATCGGCCGAGCATCCGCTCACTCTCCGCGGGTTGGTCGCACGGCATCGCCGCACGCTCACCTCTGTGCCATCGGAGCCGCTGCGGCGCGAGGCCGCCGGGCAGCTGTCGGTGCTGGCCCGCGAGGGAGTGCCGGGAGCGGACCCCGCCGAGTGGTACGGGGTGACCCCCGCCTCGACGGATGCGCCACTGCGCGATCTCGCCGTCGCCGGCGCGCGGGTGTCGCCGTCGAAGATGGAGTCCTACGAGGAGTGCGGCCTCAACTGGGTCGTGTCGTCGCTGGGCGGAGACACGGTCATGCCGCCGACCGCCGGGATCGGCACCATCGTGCACGAGGCGATGGAGCGGGTCCCCGACGGCGATCTCGAGCAGATGCGCGCGATCGTCGCCGAGCACTGGCCGGAACTCGACTTCGAGACGGAGTGGATCGGACGCAAGGAGCGCCGCCGCGCCGACCTCCTCGTCGATCGGCTGCACACGTACCTGGGCGACGTGCAGGGCGACGGTGGTCGAGTGATCGGGAGCGAGGTCGAGTTCCGCTTCGCGGTCGACGTCCCCGACACCGACGATGCCCTCCCGACCGTGCACGCCGTCGGCGAGGATCGGGCGAACCAGGCGATCATCCACGGCTACATCGACCGCGTCGAGGCGTACCCGCCCGGCCTCGGAGAACACCCCCATGCCCGCGGTCGCGGCTGGGAGCGGATGGCGGGCGATGCCCCCGGTCCGACCGTCGTGGTCGACCTCAAGACCGGCAAGAACGACCCCGAGTCGGATTCCGGCGTGCTCGAGCACGCCCAGCTCGCCGCCTACCAGGTCGCCGTGCAGGAGGGGCTCGTCGAGGGCGCCCCACCGGAGTCCCTCGCCGGTGCACGACTCGTGATCGTGTCGAAGACCCTCGCCAAGAGCGACTACCGCATCGCCCACCAGCACACGCTCGATGACGATTCGAGGTCGGCCTTCTTGCGCAGGGTGGTGGGTGCGGCCCGCGGCATGTCGGCCTCGAGCTTCACGGCGCAGGTCGAATCGCACTGCGGCGACACGCAGCGCCGCGTCCATCCGTGTCGGATCCACACGGTATCGGCGGTGAGTTCATGA
- a CDS encoding PHP domain-containing protein, which produces MSNPSYGFAGPADLHLHSNHSDGTESPAEVVRQAHASGVRTLALTDHDRSTGWVEAGDAATALGMTFLPGMELSAKHEWRSVHVLGYLFDPEDAALRAETDRIRGDRIGRAERIVRNIGRDYDLHWDDVLEQTMLDATVGRPHIADALVARGIVRDRTEAFEGILHPREGYYEPHYAPDPLTAVRLITDAGGVAVIAHPVTGRDMMMPVPYIERLIDAGLGGFEIDHRENTERGKNVLRGIAAAHDLIVTGSSDYHGTGKPNRPGENTTAEEMVARIIDRGTGTAPRLP; this is translated from the coding sequence ATGTCCAATCCGTCGTACGGGTTCGCCGGTCCCGCCGACCTGCACCTGCACTCCAACCATTCCGATGGCACGGAGAGTCCTGCCGAGGTGGTGCGACAGGCCCACGCGAGCGGCGTGCGCACGCTCGCCCTCACCGATCACGACCGCTCCACCGGATGGGTCGAGGCGGGCGACGCCGCCACCGCACTCGGGATGACGTTCCTCCCGGGCATGGAGCTCTCCGCCAAGCACGAGTGGCGCAGCGTGCACGTGCTCGGCTACCTCTTCGACCCGGAGGATGCGGCGCTGCGCGCTGAGACCGATCGGATCCGCGGCGACCGCATCGGCCGCGCCGAGCGGATCGTGCGCAACATCGGCCGCGACTACGACCTGCACTGGGACGACGTGCTGGAGCAGACCATGCTCGACGCGACCGTCGGACGCCCGCACATCGCCGACGCGCTGGTGGCGCGCGGGATCGTCCGCGACCGCACCGAGGCGTTCGAGGGGATCCTGCACCCCCGCGAGGGCTACTACGAACCGCACTACGCGCCCGACCCGCTCACCGCAGTACGGCTGATCACCGACGCCGGGGGAGTGGCCGTCATCGCCCACCCGGTGACCGGGCGCGACATGATGATGCCGGTCCCGTACATCGAGCGGCTGATCGACGCGGGGCTCGGCGGGTTCGAGATCGACCACCGCGAGAACACCGAACGCGGCAAGAACGTCCTGCGCGGGATCGCCGCGGCGCACGATCTGATCGTCACGGGATCGAGCGACTATCACGGCACGGGAAAGCCGAACCGTCCGGGTGAGAACACCACGGCCGAGGAGATGGTCGCGCGGATCATAGACCGCGGGACCGGCACGGCTCCGCGACTCCCCTGA
- a CDS encoding DUF3107 domain-containing protein yields the protein MEIRIGIINTGRELSFDTGASADEVRTQVSAALEQSSTHLNFSDVKGNSYLVPTANLAYIELGTEESRRVGFVA from the coding sequence GTGGAAATCCGCATCGGCATCATCAACACCGGCCGTGAACTGAGCTTCGACACCGGCGCGAGCGCGGACGAGGTCCGCACCCAGGTCTCCGCCGCACTCGAGCAGAGCTCGACGCACCTGAACTTCTCCGACGTGAAGGGCAACTCCTACCTCGTCCCGACCGCGAACCTCGCCTACATCGAGCTGGGCACCGAGGAATCGCGCCGCGTCGGCTTCGTCGCCTGA
- a CDS encoding ferritin-like fold-containing protein, producing MVKWFWQRDAAPRRTLALRSRGDQGDATRVDFAELAPELDRFLGQAAYLQLGYFETLTRLIRATPELSEKESLSRAAGAALTKHRAIVDVIAERGDDPTQVMLPFRENLDAFRRKTIGARPRETLLAVYITAGMLDDFYLALASSYADTGRRVAQILREDDARHEIVAIIQETIESDEEWRSLLSMWARRLVGDTILVCRSALRPEHLAADDERIEPVYTELMGAHARRMDAMGLAS from the coding sequence GTGGTTAAGTGGTTCTGGCAGCGCGATGCCGCGCCCCGCCGCACGCTCGCTCTGCGGAGCCGCGGCGATCAGGGTGACGCGACCCGTGTCGACTTCGCCGAACTCGCGCCGGAGCTCGACCGCTTCCTCGGCCAGGCCGCCTACCTGCAGCTCGGCTACTTCGAGACCCTCACCCGCCTCATCCGTGCGACGCCGGAGCTGTCGGAGAAGGAGTCGCTCTCGCGCGCCGCGGGGGCGGCCCTCACGAAGCACCGCGCGATCGTGGACGTCATCGCCGAGCGCGGTGACGACCCGACCCAGGTGATGCTGCCGTTCCGCGAGAACCTCGACGCGTTCCGCCGCAAGACCATCGGAGCACGTCCCCGCGAGACGCTCCTCGCCGTGTACATCACCGCCGGGATGCTCGACGACTTCTATCTGGCGCTCGCGTCCAGCTACGCCGACACCGGGCGCCGGGTCGCCCAGATCCTCCGTGAGGACGACGCCCGGCACGAGATCGTCGCGATCATCCAGGAGACCATCGAGAGCGACGAGGAGTGGCGTTCGCTGCTGTCGATGTGGGCGCGTCGCCTCGTGGGCGACACCATCCTCGTGTGCCGCTCGGCTTTGCGGCCCGAGCACCTCGCCGCCGACGACGAGCGCATCGAACCGGTGTACACCGAGCTCATGGGCGCGCACGCCCGGCGGATGGACGCGATGGGCCTCGCCTCCTAG